In Acidimicrobiales bacterium, the genomic window GCGCCGGCGAGCGGCAGGGGGGCAGGGCTGTCGAGCTGCCGGGCGGCACGGAGCAGCGAGCGGCCGAGGTCGGCCGCCGTCGGCCGCTCCTCCGGGTCGGGCCGTCCGCAGCGCTCGAGCACCTCCCCGAGGGGTCCGAGGGCCGCCGGGACCGGCACCGGCGTGTCGACCCGCCCCATCAGGGTGCCGATCGTGGTGTCGGCAGTCAGGGGGACCTCGCCGGTGACAGCCTCCGACAGGACGAGGCCGAGGGCGTAGACGTCGGCCTTCCCGTCGATGCGGCCGCCGCTGGCCTGCTCTGGCGCTGCGTAGCGGGCGGTGCCGACGAGCCCACCGCCGCCGGGCTCGGTCCACGCCGCCTCCGACAGGGCGCGGGCCAGCCCGAAGTCGGCGATGCGCAGACGTCCGTCCTCCCCGAAGAGCAGGTTGGCGGGCTTCACGTCGCGGTGGACGAAGCCCCGCCGGTGGGCGGCGTCGAGGGCCTGGGCCGCCTGGAGGCCGACCATCAGCGCCTGGGCGGGGCTGAGGCGGGCGCCGGTGTCGAGCATCGCCCGGAGGCTGCCCCCGGCGAGCAGCTCGAGCACCAGGTAGGGGCCGTCGTCGTCGCCCCAGTCGTAGACCGCCATCACGTTCGGGTGGGCGAGGGCGGCGGCGGCCTGGGCCTCGGCCCGGAACCGGCGGAGGAACGCCTCGTCGTCGGCCAGTGCCGGGTGCAGGACCTTGACCGCCACCCGCCGCCGCAGCACCACGTCGTCGGCCAGGAACACCTGGGCGGACGCACCCCGGCCGATGGGCGCGGTGAGGCGGTAGCGGCCGCCGAGGACGCGGCCGAGCTGCTCCGTCATCCTGGACGTGACCACGGCCCGAGGCTAACGGGGTGCCGCGCGGGGCTGTTGCACCCCGGACCTGGTGATGCCACCTCTGGGCCGATCGTGGGTCACCATGGAGGCGAGGCCCCGATGTTCACCACCCGACGAGTCGTCACCTTCCTGCTCCTCTCGCTCGCCGCTGCCGGCTTCGTCTTCGCCGGCACCCAGAAGCGGGTCGAGACGCCCGTGAGCGTGCGGGACTCGGCGGTGGAGCACGTGATCCCCGCCGACGGCAGCCCGGTGGCGGTGCGCCAGGCCCGCATCGGGGTCGACCTCACCCACCCCCACACGGCAGTGCTGATCATCAACGGCATCGAGATCCCCGAGGACCAGCTCGACCGCAACGAGCCTCTCAACCAGGTCTTCTTCCAGCCCGGTGCCGGCAAGGTGATCGAGGAGCTCCAGGCGGGGCCGGTGACGGTCACCGCCGTCATCTGGAACCCGGTGGAGGGGACCCGCGAGCAGGACGGCCGGCCCTTCACCTGGTCGTTCGGCGTGGCCTAGGTTCCGAAGGCTCCGGCGCGGGCCCGGATGAGAGATCCGCGCGCCGCCGCAGGTGCGTACCGCTGTGAGGCGCCGATAGCCTCGGCTGTTGTTGCGACCTGGTCGCAGCTGCCTGCCCGCACGAGGAGCCCCATGACGTCGTCCACACCCGGCCGGTCCGGTCCGCTCCTGGCGGTCCTGACCCTCGTGGTCCTGGTCCTCGCCGCGTGCGGGAGCGGCAGCGGCAGCTCGGCCGCTGGGCTCACCGACCCGGAAGCCGCCCTCGCACCGGCGGGAGCGGCGGCCGAGCAGGGCGGTGGGCTGGTCGTCATGGCCGAGCTGGCGCCCCTCGCCGACCTCGTCGGCCAGGTGCTCGGCGACCGTGGCACGGCCCACTCGCTCATCCCGGGCGGCGCCGACGCCCACACCCACGAGCCGCGGCCCAGCGACGTCCGTCAGGTCACCGGGGCGGACGCCTTCTTCGGCATCGGTCTCGGGCTCAACCCCGCCGTCCTCCGGCTGGTGGAGGAGCACCTTCCCGAGGGCGCCCCGGTGGTGCTCCTCGCCGAGACCGCGCTCGCGGAGGACGACCTCGCCGTCGGGGCGTTCGGGCACACCCATGGCGACGGTGGCAGCCACAGCCACGGCGATGCCGGCGGTCACAGCCACGGCGACGAGGCATCGCGGCCGGCGCCCAACCCGCACGTCTGGGCCGACCCGACCAACGCCATGGCCATGGTGGCGGGCATCCGTGACGAGCTCGTGACCATCGACCCTGACGGCGGCGAGGTCTACCGCGACAACGCCCGCGACCTCCTGCAGCGCATCGGTGCGCTCGACGAGGCCATCGCCACCGCCACCGCCACGATCCCCGCCGGCACCCGCACGCTGGTCGTGTACCACGACGCCTGGGTGTACTTCGGCGCCCGCTACGAGCTCGAGGTCGTCGCCGCCATCCAGCCCGCCGACCTCTCGGAGCCGAGCGCCCGCGACGTCCGCCGCATCATCGACCAGATCCGGGCCGAGGGGGTCCCCAAGGTCTTCGGGTCGACCGAGTTCCCGAGCGACGTCCTGCAGACCATCGCCGCCGAGACCGGCGCCGAGCACGGCGCCGAGCTCTCCGACGACGAGCTGCCCGGCGAGCCCGGCGACCCCGAGCACTCCTACATCGGGATGATGCAGCGCAACGCCCGAGCCATCGTCACCGGCCTCGGCGGCGACCCGTCCGCCATCGACGCCGTGTCGCCGGGGGGGCTGAGGTGAGCCGGCCGCCTGCCCTCGAGCTCGTCGGCGTCACCGCCGGCTACGACGGGGTCCCCGTCGTGCGCGACGTCTCGCTGCGCCTCGAGGCGGGCGAGCTCGTCGGCCTCGTCGGCCCCAGCGGGGTCGGCAAGACCACCGTGTTGCGCCTCCTCACCGGGCAGTGCGAGCGCTACGGGGGCCTGGTGCAGGTGTTCGGCGACGAGGTCCGTGCCGGCCGCGCCGCCCCGAGGATCAGCTATGTCCCCCAGGTCGACAGCGTGGCCTGGGACTTCCCCCTGACCGTCGAGCAGGTGGTGCTCCTGGGCCTGGCCGGCGAGAGCCGGCGGGTCCCGTGGTTCTCACGCGGGGAGCGCGCCCGCGCCGCCGACACCCTCGACCGGCTCGGCCTGGCGGC contains:
- a CDS encoding metal ABC transporter substrate-binding protein; its protein translation is MTSSTPGRSGPLLAVLTLVVLVLAACGSGSGSSAAGLTDPEAALAPAGAAAEQGGGLVVMAELAPLADLVGQVLGDRGTAHSLIPGGADAHTHEPRPSDVRQVTGADAFFGIGLGLNPAVLRLVEEHLPEGAPVVLLAETALAEDDLAVGAFGHTHGDGGSHSHGDAGGHSHGDEASRPAPNPHVWADPTNAMAMVAGIRDELVTIDPDGGEVYRDNARDLLQRIGALDEAIATATATIPAGTRTLVVYHDAWVYFGARYELEVVAAIQPADLSEPSARDVRRIIDQIRAEGVPKVFGSTEFPSDVLQTIAAETGAEHGAELSDDELPGEPGDPEHSYIGMMQRNARAIVTGLGGDPSAIDAVSPGGLR